A genome region from Vibrio tapetis subsp. tapetis includes the following:
- a CDS encoding fructosamine kinase family protein, with translation MWQSLSKQLSEVLMFDFKITEKTQLDGGDISKCYMISDGEQRYFVKVNERDFFSRFELEAESIKQLSDSNSVFVPEVIHIGYCKDQAFIILNFLAAKPLESAKASYKFGLQLAKLHQSDEQGEYGYDHDNYVGSTLQPNKWKKSWARFFSEQRIGWQLQLLKEKGISFGAEQTIVDFVYKELKNHNPTPSLLHGDLWHGNVSNTAFGPICYDPACYWGDPECDIAMTELFGGFMPDFYVAYESVRPLNLEYQSRKHIYNLYHVLNHCNLFGGHYLDEAQGMIESMMKAYSE, from the coding sequence ATGTGGCAATCGCTTTCCAAGCAGCTTTCTGAAGTGCTTATGTTTGACTTCAAAATAACCGAAAAGACTCAATTAGACGGCGGTGATATTAGCAAATGCTATATGATCTCAGACGGTGAGCAGAGATATTTTGTCAAGGTTAATGAGCGTGATTTTTTCTCTCGCTTCGAATTGGAAGCTGAAAGTATAAAGCAATTAAGCGACAGTAACTCTGTGTTTGTTCCCGAAGTTATTCATATTGGATACTGCAAAGATCAGGCATTCATCATCCTTAATTTTCTCGCAGCCAAGCCATTAGAAAGCGCTAAAGCGAGCTATAAATTTGGCCTACAACTGGCTAAACTGCATCAATCAGACGAACAGGGCGAATACGGATACGATCACGACAATTACGTTGGATCAACGCTGCAACCTAATAAGTGGAAAAAAAGCTGGGCACGTTTCTTCTCGGAGCAAAGGATAGGATGGCAACTCCAACTTCTTAAAGAAAAAGGCATTTCATTTGGTGCAGAGCAAACCATTGTCGATTTTGTTTATAAAGAACTGAAAAACCACAACCCTACCCCATCGTTGTTACACGGTGACTTATGGCATGGCAACGTATCTAATACTGCATTTGGCCCGATTTGCTATGATCCTGCTTGCTACTGGGGAGACCCAGAGTGTGATATTGCCATGACGGAGTTATTTGGTGGATTTATGCCTGACTTCTACGTCGCTTATGAAAGTGTTCGTCCTTTAAATCTCGAGTATCAATCTCGTAAACATATATACAACCTTTACCATGTTCTCAATCACTGCAATTTGTTTGGTGGGCACTACCTAGACGAAGCACAAGGCATGATTGAATCCATGATGAAAGCTTACAGTGAATAG
- a CDS encoding CPXCG motif-containing cysteine-rich protein, which produces MNSYTEKNVKCPHCGHMIGITLDASNGSQEFYDDCPACCHAIHLNMMVDEQHDNIQLFIDADDEQIF; this is translated from the coding sequence ATGAACAGTTATACGGAAAAGAATGTGAAATGCCCTCATTGTGGTCATATGATCGGCATAACACTCGACGCTTCTAACGGGAGTCAGGAGTTCTACGATGATTGCCCTGCTTGTTGCCATGCCATACATCTGAATATGATGGTTGATGAGCAACACGATAATATTCAATTATTTATTGACGCTGACGACGAGCAGATTTTTTAA